One part of the Musa acuminata AAA Group cultivar baxijiao chromosome BXJ1-5, Cavendish_Baxijiao_AAA, whole genome shotgun sequence genome encodes these proteins:
- the LOC135675200 gene encoding rapid alkalinization factor-like, with product MALRLAFVPILLAALLLAEAASAGEATYGVNEWSVAPFASGDGGLRASPVCDGRVGDCVDEEEEMAMESESTRRSLARSGARFISYGALSKNRVPCNRRGQSYYNCQRQKRANPYRRGCSTITRCARDMH from the coding sequence ATGGCTCTCCGACTTGCCTTCGTACCCATCCTCTTGGCAGCACTTCTCCTGGCCGAGGCGGCCTCGGCCGGAGAAGCCACCTACGGCGTCAACGAATGGAGCGTCGCTCCGTTCGCGAGTGGAGATGGCGGGCTTCGGGCGTCGCCAGTCTGCGACGGACGGGTCGGAGACTGcgtcgacgaggaggaggagatggcgaTGGAGTCGGAGTCCACCCGGCGCAGCCTCGCGCGCTCCGGGGCGAGGTTCATAAGCTACGGCGCGCTCAGCAAGAACCGGGTGCCGTGCAACCGGCGAGGGCAGTCCTACTACAACTGCCAACGGCAAAAGCGGGCGAATCCTTACCGCCGAGGCTGCAGCACCATCACCAGGTGTGCCAGGGATATGCACTAA